The Arthrobacter oryzae DNA window TGGCGCTTTATGTTCGTGTTCGTCCTGCCCATCGCCCTGGCGGCCTTCGCCATCGGAGCCCGCTACCTCACCAACATCGGTGAGACCGAGAAGACCCGGCTGGACATCCTGTCCGTACTGCTGACCGTGCCTGCCTTCGGCGGCCTGGTGTACGGGCTGAGCCAGATCGGCGGCGGCCACGGCGGGCAAAGCGGCCCCGGAACCGCTGCTGTCGCTGCGCTGGCCGTGGGGTTGGTGGCGATGGCCGCGTTTGTGTTCCGCCAGCTGAAGCTGCAGAAGTCCGACGGTCCGTTGCTGGACCTGCGTGCGTTCAACTTCCGCATGTTCACGGTGTCCGTGCTGCTCCTGGTGGTGGCCATGATCGCCCTGTTCGGCGCCGTCATCCTGCTTCCGCTCTACCTTCAGGAAATCCGCGGGCTGAAGTCCCTGGAAACCGGCCTGGCGCTCCTGCCCGGCGGCCTGGCCATGGGCCTGCTGGGGCCGTTCATCGGCCGCCTGTTCGACAAGGTGGGCCCGCTTCCGCTGACGGTCACCGGCTCCCTCATGATGGTGCTGTCGCTCTGGCAGTTCTCCATGCTGAACGCGGACACGGCTGTCTGGTGGATCGTGGCGCTGCACGTGGTCCTCAGCCTGGGCCTGGCGCTGCTGTTTACCCCGGCGTTCACCACCGGACTCAACCCGTTGCCGCCGCACCTGTACTCGCACGGTTCAGCCATCATGAGCACGCTGCAGCAGGTGGCCGGTGCCGCCGGAACCGCGCTCCTGGTGTCGATCTACGCCGTGGTGTCCGCAGGCTCGGGCATCGTCGCCGGAATGCATGCCGCTTTCCTGACGGCGGCCGTCATAGCCGTCGCCGCCGTCGTGCTTTCCGCCATGATGCGCAAGACCGCAGGTGCGGAACACCCGGTGCCCGCGGCCCACTAAAGGTGCACACTTTAAGCGCGAACGGACACTTGAGGCCCAAAAAACCGGGGCCTCAAGTGTCCGTTCGCGTTGCTGTGGTGCGGGGACTCAGCCGGCGAAGAACTCGCTGAGTTCGGTGATCAGCTTGTCCGGCGCGCGGTTGACGCCGTCGTGGCCGGCTCCCGGCAGGATGGTGTAGCTCGAGCCGGACAGGACGTCATGGATCTGGCCGCACGCGATGCCGAAGTACGCCGGGCTCTTTTCGCCCACAATGATCAGGGTTTCCAGCGGCAGTGCCAGGAACGGCTCGGCCGGCATGTCCGCCGCGATGATTGCCTTGATCTCGCGGACGCCGGCTTTCATCAGGTCCCGCTGTTGCCTGCCGAGGGGTGTTCCGGCGGTGAGCTTGTTCGCCAGCGTCAGCATCGAGAGCGGCATCCGGGAGGACAGGGCGCCGCCCGTCTCGAGGCCCCTGAGCAGTACGGCGAGGGCGCGGTCGTCGTCCCCGGCCGCGGTGGCGCGTTCGTATTCGGCGATCCAGTCGGCCTTGACGCTGTGGTTGACGGAGACGGCGGGGTCATAGACCGCCAGCCGTTCCACCGGCAGGGTGCGTGCGGCGTGCAGCGCCACGGCGCCGCCGAAGCTGTGCCCGAAGACGTCCGTGCTGGCCGTATGCCTCATCACGGTTTCCAGGTCGCGGATGTCCACGTCCAGCGTGTAGTCCTCGGGCTGCGGTGACGATGCGCCACGTCCGCGCCGGTTGAAGGTGTGTACCGGCCGGCCCAGTGAGGCGCTCAGTTTCTGGGCAAAGCGCGTGTAGTCCGCGGCGGTGACCATTGAAGCCTGGACGACGACGACGCCCGAGCCCGCCGAGGCCAGTTCGGCTCCGGTGGTGTAGAGCTCCAGCGTTCCGCCGTCGGGTGTCTTGATGTTCTCGCGCGTCATGTTCCGAGCCTACCCGGGGCGGCAGGAACCGCGCAGTAGCGGGGCGGGATATACAGGGAAGCGGCAGGAAACAGCCGGGGGCCGGTCAGCCTTTGAAGTATTCAGAAATGTCGGAGACGAGTTCCTTCACAGCGGCCGGGATGGAGCCGTGGAAACCCTTGGGCGACAACTCATAGGTGCTCCCCGGCACGGCGGCGTGGAGTCGCTGGGCCGTGACCTTGTAGTAGCTGGGGCTCTTGCCGCCCGCCATGAAGTGGGTGGCGGCCGGCAGGACGCTAAAGTCCCGGGCGTGGTCGGCTTCGTTGTAGGCAGCCCGCAGCTCTCCCACCGCGCTGGGCATGACCCCGCTGAACATCTTGTTGAGCCTGGTGCGGGACACGAGCGCCATCAAACCGGCAAGTATGGGTTCGGGGATCCTGGCCATCGCTGTTCCGGGCTTTGTGGCCTTCTTCATGTGGGCCAGGGCGTGGCCCACATTGCCGCTGTTGACGGCCTGTTCAAATCCGTCCAGCCAGGCGGTGTCAATGCTGCCGTCGATGTTCACGGCGGCGTCGTAGACGGCCAGCTTGTCCGGCACATACGGGGTGCCGGTGAACTCCTGGACCGCGTTCAGCGCCACCGAGCCGCCCAGGCTGTGGCCGAAGAGGTTGCGGGCGCCGGTGGCGTCCATGATGGTCCGGACATCGGCGATCTCGGTGGCCATGGAGTAGTCCGCCGGCTGCGGGGTGGAATCGCCGCGTCCGCGCCGGTCGTAGACGTCCACGGCCCAGCCGTCGCCCAGGCCCTTGGTCAGCGCCTCGGAAAACGGCCGGTAGATCAGTGCCGTCAGGAAGGCTCCGCCGATCACTACCACCCGGCGCTCGCCGGGGGCATCCACGGTTCCGTAGCTGTACAACGCCAGCCGGCCGCCGTCGTGCGTGTCCACGACCTGCTGCTTCACGGTTCCGTCACGTTCGCGGGTTTCTTTCACGGGCCTATCCTAAAGCGGCCGCCCTGCGGGAGCCGGGCGGCACGGATGCGCTGGAGCCGCAGGCCGGCGTCGTTGGCCAGGAACCGCGCGGTGGTGAGGGCCAGGCGGTGCCCGGGGCGGAGCGGGCCCTCGTGCAGCTGCCCGGGGACCAGGG harbors:
- a CDS encoding MDR family MFS transporter, producing MSTDVSSNAHGDPVAPPDPAAGAAQAAGPVKMSRESVTIIVTLLVATFVVILNETIMNVALQRLMVDLGVDAPTVQWLSTGFMLTMAVVIPTTGFILQRLSTRAVFMLAMGLFSGGTLLAALAPGFEILLLARIVQAGGTAIMLPLLMTTILTLVPVERRGAVMGNVSIAISVAPAMGPTVSGLILEHFTWRFMFVFVLPIALAAFAIGARYLTNIGETEKTRLDILSVLLTVPAFGGLVYGLSQIGGGHGGQSGPGTAAVAALAVGLVAMAAFVFRQLKLQKSDGPLLDLRAFNFRMFTVSVLLLVVAMIALFGAVILLPLYLQEIRGLKSLETGLALLPGGLAMGLLGPFIGRLFDKVGPLPLTVTGSLMMVLSLWQFSMLNADTAVWWIVALHVVLSLGLALLFTPAFTTGLNPLPPHLYSHGSAIMSTLQQVAGAAGTALLVSIYAVVSAGSGIVAGMHAAFLTAAVIAVAAVVLSAMMRKTAGAEHPVPAAH
- a CDS encoding alpha/beta fold hydrolase, with translation MTRENIKTPDGGTLELYTTGAELASAGSGVVVVQASMVTAADYTRFAQKLSASLGRPVHTFNRRGRGASSPQPEDYTLDVDIRDLETVMRHTASTDVFGHSFGGAVALHAARTLPVERLAVYDPAVSVNHSVKADWIAEYERATAAGDDDRALAVLLRGLETGGALSSRMPLSMLTLANKLTAGTPLGRQQRDLMKAGVREIKAIIAADMPAEPFLALPLETLIIVGEKSPAYFGIACGQIHDVLSGSSYTILPGAGHDGVNRAPDKLITELSEFFAG
- a CDS encoding alpha/beta fold hydrolase; this encodes MKQQVVDTHDGGRLALYSYGTVDAPGERRVVVIGGAFLTALIYRPFSEALTKGLGDGWAVDVYDRRGRGDSTPQPADYSMATEIADVRTIMDATGARNLFGHSLGGSVALNAVQEFTGTPYVPDKLAVYDAAVNIDGSIDTAWLDGFEQAVNSGNVGHALAHMKKATKPGTAMARIPEPILAGLMALVSRTRLNKMFSGVMPSAVGELRAAYNEADHARDFSVLPAATHFMAGGKSPSYYKVTAQRLHAAVPGSTYELSPKGFHGSIPAAVKELVSDISEYFKG